A window from Gemmatimonadaceae bacterium encodes these proteins:
- the glnA gene encoding type I glutamate--ammonia ligase has protein sequence MDTSNTAGRTLIGNMAGATRQEVLDAARSLNVRFMRLQFTDILGINKNVEIPASQFEKALSGDIMFDGSSIEGFVRIEESDMLLAPDLSTFQVFPWGDAESRICRVICDINTPDGAPFAGDPRGVLKRVLAHASSLGFTMNAGMEAEFFLFRPNEEGEATTVTHDVGSYFDLAPADLGEEARRSMVDVLERMGFEVEASHHEVAHGQHEIDFRYADALKTADNIATFRFVVKQVAQQFGLVASFMPKPIFGQNGSGMHTHQSLFRGGDNAFWDAKAQWELSPVALHYIGGLLRHARGMCAITNPLVNSYKRLVPGYEAPVNVAWSMRNRSPLIRVPERRGAGTRLELRMPDPAANPYLALAVMLAAGLDGVQTNADYREPVNENIWEMSFRERRRLRIDDLPHDLNEALDELEKDDIVRTALGDHIVRHFVEAKRQEWREYITQVSPWELENYLAKY, from the coding sequence ATGGATACTTCCAACACCGCCGGCCGCACGCTCATCGGCAACATGGCGGGCGCGACTAGGCAAGAGGTTCTCGACGCCGCGCGCAGCCTGAACGTGCGCTTCATGCGCCTGCAGTTCACCGACATCCTCGGCATCAACAAGAACGTCGAGATCCCGGCCTCACAGTTCGAGAAGGCGTTGTCGGGCGACATCATGTTCGACGGCTCCTCGATCGAGGGATTCGTGCGCATCGAGGAGTCGGACATGCTCCTCGCCCCCGATCTCTCGACCTTTCAGGTCTTTCCCTGGGGCGACGCCGAGAGTCGGATCTGCCGGGTGATTTGCGACATCAACACGCCGGACGGCGCGCCCTTCGCGGGCGATCCACGTGGCGTCTTGAAGCGCGTGCTGGCGCATGCGTCGTCGCTCGGGTTCACGATGAACGCGGGCATGGAAGCGGAGTTCTTTCTCTTCCGGCCTAACGAGGAGGGGGAAGCCACGACCGTTACGCACGACGTCGGGAGCTACTTCGACCTCGCGCCGGCGGATCTTGGCGAGGAAGCGCGGCGGTCGATGGTGGACGTCCTCGAGCGAATGGGATTCGAGGTCGAGGCCTCGCACCACGAGGTCGCACATGGGCAGCACGAGATCGATTTTCGTTATGCAGACGCGCTCAAGACGGCCGACAACATCGCGACCTTTCGATTCGTCGTGAAGCAGGTCGCTCAGCAGTTTGGTCTGGTGGCGTCCTTCATGCCGAAGCCGATCTTCGGCCAGAACGGGAGCGGGATGCACACGCACCAGTCGCTGTTCCGCGGCGGCGACAACGCGTTCTGGGACGCGAAAGCGCAGTGGGAGCTCTCGCCGGTCGCGCTGCACTACATCGGCGGTCTGCTGCGACACGCGCGTGGAATGTGCGCGATCACGAATCCATTGGTGAACTCGTACAAGCGTCTCGTGCCGGGCTACGAGGCGCCGGTGAACGTCGCGTGGTCGATGCGGAATCGCTCGCCGTTGATTCGAGTCCCCGAACGGCGCGGCGCGGGAACGCGCCTCGAGCTGCGCATGCCGGATCCGGCGGCGAATCCGTATCTCGCGCTCGCGGTGATGTTGGCGGCGGGATTGGACGGCGTACAGACCAATGCCGACTATCGCGAGCCGGTGAACGAGAACATCTGGGAGATGTCGTTTCGCGAACGGCGGCGTCTTCGGATCGACGACTTGCCGCACGACCTCAACGAGGCGCTGGACGAGCTTGAGAAGGATGACATCGTGCGAACCGCGTTAGGCGATCACATCGTCCGGCATTTCGTCGAGGCGAAGCGCCAGGAGTGGCGAGAGTACATCACGCAGGTCTCGCCGTGGGAGCTGGAGAATTACCTCGCCAAGTACTAG
- a CDS encoding zinc ribbon domain-containing protein — protein sequence MTSPASTTVTTPNCPTCQSPASGKFCSNCGAPLAGAECAVCGTNLTPGAKFCHRCGTPAGAKTDGRTVNAERGFGSALPWAVAAIALVALIALVAGQRFSRAPASVAEAPTDLPAAAQSAGAPPDISQMSPEERAERLYDRVMSLNERGRTDSVRFFAPMAMQAYIMLGQLNADQRYDLGRIAAVSGDQETARAQADSILTTQPKHLLGLLLAADAAGLRGDKAAQDAYLRRFVAAEPAERPKQLPEYQQHVAEIDARLAKIRAR from the coding sequence ATGACGAGCCCCGCCTCCACCACTGTCACGACGCCGAACTGTCCCACCTGTCAGTCGCCCGCCTCGGGTAAGTTCTGCTCCAACTGCGGAGCGCCGCTCGCGGGCGCCGAGTGCGCCGTGTGCGGCACGAATCTCACGCCGGGCGCGAAATTCTGTCATCGGTGCGGCACGCCGGCGGGCGCGAAGACGGATGGGCGAACCGTCAATGCAGAGCGGGGATTCGGCTCAGCGCTTCCCTGGGCGGTTGCCGCGATCGCGCTCGTCGCGCTCATTGCGCTCGTCGCTGGACAGCGTTTCTCGCGCGCACCGGCGTCCGTCGCGGAAGCGCCAACCGATTTGCCGGCCGCGGCGCAAAGCGCCGGTGCCCCACCCGACATCAGCCAGATGTCGCCGGAAGAGCGCGCGGAACGGTTGTACGATCGCGTGATGTCGCTCAACGAGCGTGGTCGCACCGACAGCGTGCGCTTCTTCGCGCCGATGGCGATGCAAGCCTACATCATGCTCGGCCAGCTCAACGCCGACCAGCGCTACGACCTCGGCCGAATTGCTGCCGTCTCCGGCGATCAGGAGACTGCCAGAGCGCAGGCAGATAGCATTCTCACAACTCAACCGAAACACTTGCTCGGCCTGCTCCTCGCGGCCGACGCTGCTGGATTACGCGGGGACAAGGCGGCGCAAGACGCCTACCTGCGCCGTTTCGTCGCCGCCGAGCCGGCCGAGCGTCCGAAACAGCTCCCCGAGTACCAGCAACACGTCGCGGAGATCGACGCGCGGCTCGCCAAGATTCGAGCCCGTTGA
- a CDS encoding MqnA/MqnD/SBP family protein, producing MSDTRTIHVAHSPDSDDAFMFYALAQGKVETNGLRYIHELQDIETLNQRALRGELEVTAVSIHAYAYLADTYALLPHGASMGDQYGPRLVARRPMSRNDIRGKRVAIPGPLTSAYLAMRLYEPDFVPVPTPFDQIEDAVERGDVDLGLLIHEGQLTFGDRGLHLVADMGEWWFAETGLPLPLGGNVVRKDLGEALTRDISRHLRASIAYGLQHRAGALDHAMQFARGLERSRADTFVGMYVNDWTLDYGDRGREAVRRFLQRGHDAGVIPTAVQVEFIDD from the coding sequence GTGTCCGATACTCGCACCATTCACGTCGCACACAGCCCCGACTCCGACGACGCGTTCATGTTCTACGCCCTTGCACAGGGCAAGGTCGAGACGAACGGCCTCCGGTACATCCACGAGCTGCAGGATATAGAAACGCTCAACCAGCGCGCGTTGCGCGGTGAGCTCGAGGTGACTGCGGTTTCGATTCACGCGTATGCGTATCTGGCGGACACGTACGCTCTGCTGCCGCACGGCGCATCGATGGGCGACCAGTACGGCCCGCGACTCGTGGCTCGGCGTCCGATGTCACGCAACGACATCCGCGGGAAGCGCGTCGCCATTCCCGGGCCGCTGACGAGCGCCTACCTCGCGATGCGGTTGTATGAGCCGGACTTCGTGCCGGTTCCAACTCCTTTCGATCAAATCGAGGACGCGGTCGAACGTGGCGACGTTGATCTCGGACTTCTCATTCACGAGGGGCAGCTGACTTTCGGCGATCGAGGCCTGCATCTCGTCGCGGACATGGGCGAGTGGTGGTTTGCCGAGACCGGTTTGCCATTGCCGCTGGGTGGCAACGTCGTCCGCAAAGACCTTGGCGAGGCGCTCACGCGAGATATTTCCCGCCACCTGCGTGCCAGCATCGCATATGGCCTGCAACACCGTGCGGGCGCACTGGATCATGCGATGCAGTTCGCGCGCGGCCTCGAACGGAGTCGAGCCGACACCTTCGTGGGCATGTACGTGAACGATTGGACCCTCGACTACGGCGACCGTGGTCGCGAGGCCGTGCGACGCTTTCTACAGCGAGGGCACGACGCCGGTGTCATCCCAACGGCCGTTCAGGTGGAGTTCATCGACGACTAG
- a CDS encoding CBS domain-containing protein yields the protein MRDPGIHDSRSRSADAAGGHIGIVPVVEEKGSRRLVGVITDRDIAVRAVAQGHDGQVRVRDIMSTSALATCSANDDVSQVMEAMASEQVRRIPIVDDRGSLVGIVAQADIVRKTRDSGRAERTVQQISEPTGKHKQ from the coding sequence ATGCGTGACCCCGGAATCCACGATTCGCGAAGCCGCTCAGCTGATGCAGCGGGGGGACACATCGGCATCGTGCCCGTCGTCGAGGAGAAGGGATCCAGGAGACTCGTCGGCGTGATAACCGATCGCGACATCGCAGTTCGCGCCGTAGCCCAGGGTCATGACGGCCAGGTCCGCGTTCGCGACATCATGAGTACGAGTGCGCTCGCTACGTGCAGCGCCAACGACGACGTCAGTCAGGTCATGGAAGCGATGGCGAGCGAGCAGGTGCGCCGCATTCCAATCGTCGACGATCGCGGCTCCCTGGTCGGCATCGTCGCTCAGGCCGATATCGTTCGAAAGACACGGGACTCCGGCCGCGCCGAGCGCACGGTGCAACAGATCTCGGAACCGACGGGAAAGCACAAGCAATGA